AGTAGAGATCCTCGCGGAAATGGCCCCTTTCCGCCAGCACGCGCAGGTGCTTGTTCGTGGCGGTGAGGATGCGGATGTCAATCTTGCGGCTTTTGGGCGAACCGACCATGGAGACCTCCTTGTCCTGCAGCACCCGCAGGAGCTTCACCTGCATGGCCAGGGAGGTCTCGCTGATCTCGTCCAGGAAGATGGTGCCGCCCTCGGCGGTCTGGAAGAACCCGGCCCGGGACTGGTTGGCCCCGGTGAAAGCCCCCTTGACATACCCGAAGAGCTCGCTCTCCAGGAGCCCCTCGGGTATGCCGCCGCAGTTGACGGGCACGAAGGGGGCCTGCGCCCGCGAGCCGTGGTAGTGGATGGCCCGGGCGACGAGCTCCTTGCCCGTACCGGACTCCCCGGTGATGAGCACGGTAGCCGAGGTCCCGGCGGCCTTTCCTATCGCCTGAAAAACCTTCTTCATGACCTTGGATTCACCCACGATGCCGTAGTCGTCGTGGGACACGAGGCGGCGGCGCCGGAAAGCCGCCCGACGGAGCCCGAGCTTCTCCAGGGACCGCCCCACCGCCGCGAAGAGCTCCTCGTCGGTGAAGGGCTTGGGCAGGTACTCCTCCGCCCCGGTCTTGATGGCCTCCACCGCGCCCTCAACCGTCGCGTACCCGGTGATCATCATCACCTCGGTGTCGCGGTTGTTCTCCCGCACGTGACGCACCAGTTCCAGCCCGGACACGTTGGGCATGCGCAGGTCCGTTATCAGGAGGTCCACCGCGGTTCCGTCGAGGAGACGAACGGCCTCGGCCACGCTGCCGGCGGTGAAAACCCGGTACCCCTCGGCCGTCAGGGTCCGCCTGAGCATCTCCAGGGTTTCCGGGGAATCGTCTACGACCAGAATCCTATCGTTGGCCATGGGTCGGTGCTCACTTCCTCGTGGAAGGGCAAGGGGCGTAGGGCGACCCGTAGGACGAGTCCTCTGCGGTCGCCCGCGGGCGGGGACAGAGCCCCGCCCCTACGAGTCGGTATGGATGTGAAGGTTCACGCGGCGCATTCCGGGACGGCACAGGGATCGCACCGGACCGCTCGCCCGAGCTCCGGCGGTCCTCGGAGCGTCCAAGAAGGGGCGATGGCCGGACCCCGGGTCAAGGACGCCCCTCCACCTGGTTCTCCACCCCGAAGGGCCTCGCCGCGACGGGGAGGGAGACGGTGAAGCGGCTCCCGCGGCCCAACTCGCTCTGGACCTCTATCCCGCCGCCGTGCGAGGCGACGATGCCGTGCACGACCGGCAGGCCGAGCCCCGTTCCGTGCCCAACCTCCTTGGTGGTGAAGAAGGGGATGAAGATTTTCTTCACCGTCTCCCGTGACATCCCCGTGCCCGTGTCCTCGATGTCGAGGTAGACGGAATCGGCGTCCGCGTGGGTCGCCACGGTGAGCTTCCCCCCGTCCTCCATGGCCTGGACGGCGTTGACCACGATGTTCACCACCACCTGCAAAAGCTGCGACGGATCGGCGGTAATCAGGGGAAGCTCGGGATCGAACCGCTTGACCACCCGAATCCCCTGTTTCTCGCACCGGGTTTCCAAGAGGAAAAGCCCCTCCTCGGCCACGGTGGACAGGTTGACCTCGGTCTTCTGGGTGGGCATCTGGCGGCTGAAGATGAGGAGCTTCTTGACTATCTCCCGGGCGTGCAGGGTGGAGTTGATGATGCGCTCCAGGTCGCGGCCCACGATGTCGGGCAGGTCGGGTGCCTTCTTCGATAGCTGGGCGAAGCCGAGGATGGAGGTGAGCGGCTCGTTGAGCTCGTGGGCGACCCCCGCCCCGAGCTGCCCGATGGTGGCCAGGCGGTCGGCGTGCCGAAGCTGCTCCTCCAGGGTGCGCTTGTCCTCCTCGGTCCGGCGCCTCTCGAGAAT
Above is a genomic segment from bacterium containing:
- a CDS encoding sigma-54 dependent transcriptional regulator, with product MANDRILVVDDSPETLEMLRRTLTAEGYRVFTAGSVAEAVRLLDGTAVDLLITDLRMPNVSGLELVRHVRENNRDTEVMMITGYATVEGAVEAIKTGAEEYLPKPFTDEELFAAVGRSLEKLGLRRAAFRRRRLVSHDDYGIVGESKVMKKVFQAIGKAAGTSATVLITGESGTGKELVARAIHYHGSRAQAPFVPVNCGGIPEGLLESELFGYVKGAFTGANQSRAGFFQTAEGGTIFLDEISETSLAMQVKLLRVLQDKEVSMVGSPKSRKIDIRILTATNKHLRVLAERGHFREDLY